The window ccgccctttttttttttttatatgatggttcatgttagccgaccccgaatcatttcgggactaaggctttgttgttgttgttgaccATATCTTACACTAGCTATCTCATAAAATTACAGAATAACatacatttatttattgatgTTCCATCTCCATATTCATGATTATCGACATGATAAACTAGAATCAATAgtaattgatattttaatatatttagttctttaattaatttcaaaaacAATAGTAAAAGCAATTAGAAAACGCCATTCATACTCAAGATAATGGTTGACACATCGTCTCGTAAAATTTGAGGCAAAATAAAGGAAATCCACATCTAGAGTCCCCTAATTTTCCAATTTTGTCTATTAAGCAATGatcttcattaatatttaccctcaaaatgacatttttctACACATTAAGCACTTatctggaaaaaaaaatgtgtttgAACTTACAAACATTGGTTAACAACTCCAAAAGTAATTTGCATATTTGTGATTGCctcaaatttaagaaaaaaaaaaccctttttTTCATGGAAAAAGATCTTTACATCTCTcaaattttgtccaaaattttCTTCAAAAAACCTTTTGCTTACAACTCTCACTTAAACCCCAATATCTTTTTGAATCACTTCCATCATTTTTATACATCGACTAGCCAAAACCATGGTTAGTGTAGCGTTTTCTCAAAGCCGTGGTCTATCTCCCCAATGAGGTGATTAGCTCAATTCTTGGAGTTTCTACTGGCTTCTCCATTATAGTTTATCAGATAAGTTTTCAACAAAAGTCTTCTTTTTTTCAATATAACTAGCATCTAATTGTGTGTTTGTTCAAGAGAAATGCTTCAGAACTTTCACCGCCCATGCAAATAATTTGGCAGAGATTTCTTAATTGCATACAAATGGACATACTGTATTAGGCAAAATAGATTTGTGGTACTCAGACATTTCTTTTTCCATCTTTCATGTAAACGGATATGCTTGGCTTACTACATTGTCAGTTTACAtttttacaacaacaacaacaaaaacaaagtcttagtcccgaaatgattcggggtcggctaacatgaaccatcatataaaaccgtgaaaatcaagtcgtgtcagcgacacagattcgctccctccactccgtcctatccactaccatattttcctcaattcccagtaaactcatatcactctcgatcaccctcctccaagtttgcttaggtcttcccctacccctcaccactacatccctttgccactcttcggttctcctaaccggcgcatcaagcgctctacgtctcacatggccaaaccaccttagtcggttttctctcattttatgagaaaaaatttagattttaagaaaaaaataaaatttcatgttcATTATTTAATCAGTTCATATCATCATCTTTTATTTCAGGTTCTAGCCTCAATTGCTTTTGATAGCATGCTAATTATGGTATTATGCTACAAAAACAAGTGGTTTGCTTCAGGGTGTAATGTTCttaaaattgaactttagggCTTAATAAACCAAACTCGAAAAGGGAGAAAGGATAAGGCTGTACTGCATAACTGACAAATGGGTACCTGATATACTGCTTCAACTATGATATAGCGACGCAATTGCTTGGCACGCTTATTCTCTACACTTATTTTCTCCAATGTATTTTGTAGAGATTGCATATCATTATGCTTAAAATACACAATGGTGCTTCTAGAAagataaatcccattttgtatTCCCCAATGGACTCCCTCATCCCTGGACAAAGACAACGTTTTCCAAGTTATACATGATTTCATTGCTCTGAATATTTAATCATGCAGGTATGCCTATAAGATATATAACTAGAACTTTAACAACTACAACAACGAAGATAGTACATGTACATCTGAAAAAACAAATAATCAAAATTTTCACCATCAAAGGTGAGAAAGCCAAGATCTGTACTGGTCAGCCTAATTAAACATGATAGGATATTAGATTCTTTTTTTCAATTATCTAGTATAAAGAAAGAACTAATATTATCATAGTTCATAATAATTCAGTAAGTATCATCCctaataaaatcaaaattagtaatttcagtaaccatttaaaataatataatacgAATGCCCTAATATTTCAAGAGGACAACCTATGAAATCAAGTTGGTGAGTATGAGCAGAAAATATGAACATAGGccttaaataaaaattctcaCCTTCAGTTATCTAATGACTAATTTAGAGAAAGCACACTATCTTATTGAATCAGAACTTAGTAAATACATTCCTAAACAAATCTTCAATAATAACCCCATTATCACTTGCAATGAAATAAAACCAACACCCCTGATATTTCAAGAGGAGAATGTATGAATATGAGCAGAAAATTTTAAGCGCTCATTCTGGATTATTTTTACAGATTTCTACGGTAGTCCTTCCGCATTTTCATGGAAATTATTTACCTATGCTGGAAATTAAATAATGAAGATGAGACTAATTTAGAGAAAGCACCCTACCTTATTCAATCAGGACTTAGTAAATATGTTCCTAATAAAATCTTCAATAATAACCTCATTATCACTTGCAATGAAATAAAACCAACATCCCTGATATTTCAAGAGGAGAAACGTATGAATATGAGCAGCAAATTTTAAGCGTTCATTCTGGATTTTTACAGATTCCGACAGTAGGCTTCCGCATTTCCATGGAAATAATTTACCTATGCTGGCAATTAAATAATGAAGATGGGATACACTCACACAACTATAATGTCTCCCTTTTTGCAGAAAGATGGTATTGCACTGAACATGGTGGAAAGCCCATATGAATAAAGAATTGAATCGGGAGTTCCCAAAAACTTTGCTATTCTGGCCTCACAGTCGAGATGCACATCTAAGAAAACAAACTTGTTAAAGGTTCCTTGTTTACATGCtttcatcataaaatttaaCGTACTTCAAGCAAGCATACATTCAGATTCGGTCTTACCAATTGTTCCATAGAACCCACGAGGGCCACATGAACCAACACCATATGTTTCCAATGCAGAGGTGCATGAATCCTGAGATAAAACTTTCTCTTTTATCATAATCCTTCAAGGAAAACCATTAATCCTGACAAAGGAAAAGAACTTTCAAGAAATAAATTTCTCACAAGTAATTTTTCATGCCCTATTAATCCAAGATAATTAGCTGAAGCAAAATTCAGAACTTCTGTGCCGTTAATTACTGTATGTGGCCTTGCAGCAGTGCATTAAACAGTGAAAGAAGAAGCGTTTAGATTCTCAACCATCACTAAATTGTTAAACTCATAAGAATTATTCAATGTCAAAGCCATTTTAATAGGTAAAGGAGAGGACATAAGTAATGCACAATCAGAAGatttaaatttcttttctatttgTTTGCCAAAATAGATGTTAATCTTCTAGGtgtcgaacccatgacctctattTGCAATAACCAAAAGGTATCACTCAAGTTATAGACATTTAGTAGCAAACCTTACTAGCTGCCCTGCCCAAATGGTTCTCAAGAAATGGAACATCAGACGTACGAGCAAGAATGTGAACTATTATGAAAAGAATCAATCAGAAAATAGGTTAATTAAATGAGAAACTTGTTTACCTTTCCAATACCGGCGGCTCATATTGCATTTCTACAGTAATAGGAGGAGTAAGGGGTTCTGGAACCCATTCTTCACATAGCTCATCTATTTCCTACAAGTATCAGTCACATTTACAACAAAAATTACAATGATAGAAGAGGTTGAAATAACAGCATGCAATTAAATCAGATGCTGAATATCGTGATAGATGTCCCTCCAAacaaatagatgaaaattaatgaaGATTTTGTATTGCCTTTATTTTATCACTTCACAAGTAACAAACCATTCCTTTCATTTGAAGAGCAAAAGCAAGAAACACCAGAACTTCTCAAGATATTCTGGCTGCTTAGTTAAATACTAGAATTATAACGTATTTGAAAAGTGCATTTTTATTCAACTCTATAATAAAACTAAAGGAAATTAGAAAAGCAATTTATCTGCCTTACAGACCTTTTTTGTTAATGGCCGTTTTGGGGGCTTGTAACTTTTCTGTGAAAGTAAGAAAAGAATGACTACCAAAAGAAGACCCTCAACGAAAAGATGTCCTTTTCAACAAAACCGCAATAAAAAAAGATATCAGTTAGATTAAATATATCAATAAACGGCTCAAGGGAGCACATCATGGTATTTGATAAATTGCATTGGACTAGAAAGAGGTTGCTACCTCCAATATGAACTCCAAAAACAACAGTACGAGCAGATGGGGCATCCAAAGCCACTGTCACCCACTGTAAAGCACTATTCACAATGTCTGATAAAACGGCTGACTCCATTGTGAGTTGAATAAATCAGAATCAAGAATGCATAGAGATTTTAGGAATCACTTTTGCAAGCAAAATACCTATAATAATTGCAACGCAATTATCCTGTTGAGCAGATAGAAGCAGAATCAAAACGTATTTACAAGGTTTAAGTAGAGAGAACTCAAATTAAATAAATCCTCGTGGGGATAATTTGATTCAggttttcattaatatttatgagAAGGAATAAAGGTAACCATGCTTTAacagaataataataaaaaaaaatagtgattGACCAACAGAATGAGAATGGTTTTGGACTGGAACTTACTAAATTCAAACCAAAGCATACAAGCATGGAAATTATTAAACTGCAAATAAAGATATCAGAAAAAACATCAAACCAAACCGCATATACAGTTAAAACAGAAGTGGAAAACTCAAGAGCTGAAAATCTTAAACTTGAAACACAGAACTATACAAGGCCTCCACCCAAAGTTTGGGCTTCCTCCTCCTAAGAGCAGAGCCTCTGTTTTACTCATGCAAACTTTCATGGAAGATGTTACTATTTTAGCCTTAAAAATAGTAGAAATGAAGATGAAATGTATTGCTAATgtttttctaaaattttaaaataatgtgACAAATATGAAAATAGCTCATCATTGATCCCAGCTCGAAACTAAAATTCAAATTGACAAATTCCTTGCATATCAGATCTCCATTGGACTTATTATCATATACCAAAAGAAAATGACAGTGTGACCTCAAATCATATTTGATCAGAAAATTTAATTCAACAAATTCTCTATTCAAATTTCACTTTCTAACTACTGCTATAAATCAAAAGTACAAAAGAATCATTTAGTGGAATTGatgaaaaattaaacaaaaagcatttttcttaattcttatttatttaaatagcAATTACGAATGTGGAGTGTTTTGTAAACAAGTACTGTATCTTAACTTATCTCTCcgctttttaaaaaaataaattaactcaCCATGCTTTCCCCTGACATGGAGAAATCTCCATTTCTTTCTAGTTTTTCATTCAAAAGAATTATTCATTTCTATGTCTTCCAAAATCAACATGATATATTCCTAGGACTTGGTCTTGGATAGTATTCACACAAATGTCGTAAACATATGGAAAACCAACCAGATTTATAACTAcggtaaaaaagaaaagaaaaagttgAGAGCAACTGctagaaaaaaaatgaatagaGAAACCAATGCAAGCAATTGAAAGAATAGGCTCAAAATTGGCGAGCCTGTATCTTTTTCAGTCTTAAGTTCTTCAATAACCATTTAAGTTATCATTAATTTTCAATGTGAGTGCTACATTTAATCTGTAACACTAAAAGAAATCAACTCTATAGAACTTCTATATTGGTAAAAGGAAAAGAATTGACCATACTTCTAAGGTCGCGATCAAGCGAACCTCCTCTATTCAACCTTCATTATCTAATCCTAGATTAGTGAAACAAAGCTAGTTAATCATATATGAAAACTGACTAGTGGgtggcccggtgcactacgcgtccccactgagcgagggtccggggaggggtcccaccacaagggtgtactgggggcaagccttcccctaccaatttatttggtaagaggccgctcctaagactcgaacccgtgacctcttggtcacacgacaacaacgtttaccgttaaGACTAATTCTAACAAAATACTTATATGTTACTTATTCAAACACAAATGAAAACTGAATGCCTTTTAGGTCACAAATTGTAATGACTTCGCTGGAAATTTGATGATAAGACCACAGACTAAGTATTAAGTATGCACATAAAGCTATATACTTCCCTTTTCATTTTCAAACTCTAAtttggattaaaaaaaaaaaatcctgtTTAGATAGAAGAACTTTCAAATTAGGTTCTTCTCTTCTGTCCTGTCTATTTCTAGCAACGATACGGAGGTTCAGCTCAAGGAGGTTATAGTATAAAACAACAAATTTCGACACAAATTATGAACTGAGTAAGTTACGCACATCATGGTCCCGAGACATATAAACATATTTCTTTTTCTCATTTACTCAAATTTAATCACCAACACTAACTTGACAGCAGAGAATATAGATCAGATGAATTAAACcaaattgctaaatcaattgAGAAAAATTAACATGTAGTAATTAAGCCAGCAATAACTAAAAGTAACTCTAATTCGAAAGTAAGCATGTCAAAACTGGTTATCTTGTAATAATTGTTTATATACTTCACATAATTATATAAGATATAAATACATACAACAAAAAATGGTAATCGTGTCAAACAGGTAGTGTTAAGTGAGTTGGCTCTATAAATCATGTTGGCTATCAGAAATTGACGGCCCTATTGAAAGATATGCATACCAACAAACATCTAAATCTAAAATCTAGATTCTAAACATAAATTAACTAACTTTTCTGCTTAAACACAATCGTAGTAAGCTAGGTTTTTGTTTCTTCTTCTGTGATATGGAAATGATAATCATGTTGTTGCTTCTGAAGCAGATGAAACCACTGTTTCTGGATTACTAATTTACTTAACATATGGTTTTTTACAAACATTATAGTTCCACAACTCCAGCCATTTCATAACAGTTTCAGAGATCTGGGAACCATTGGAATTAGAGGCAGATTGATGAATTAATGAGGTATGAAATTGTAAAAAAGGACGTCTTTCATTCAAATCAAGAGATATCTCGGATGATGTTGACAAGTATCTAACAGAGAATAGTGGTTTTGTGGGGGTATTTGACACTAATCTTCTAAGGAAACAAACATCTCATATATCGTATAAATAGGGAAATCCGAGTTTACCTATATTGAGTGGAAGAGAGAATCTTCAATGGAGATTCAAACAACTGAAGCTTTAAATCTAAAAATTTCACTACAATCAAGCAACGAATTTTGTCTGCGCCAAAAAGACACCTGtgaattgaaattctttttgCGAAGAACAAGAGAAAAGCATTTGAATTGAAAAGTTGAGAATTGAGAAAGAAAGGTCAGTTGCACACCTTCAAGCTGGCTTTCCTGTCAAGATTTTTCTCACTACTTTTTTTCCGAGTATCAACACTTCCAACTTTGCGAATtttatagggaaaattacacataaattcatattttaaaaactatttaccaTTATGAAAAtggctattttattattatatgatttgaaattttaaaatatcagaatatcataattttatttttgtcaaattttcagttattcGGTTGtaggaaataaaaacagttttGAAAAAACCATCaaatatgacatttaaataaatttgtttaagggTCTGACacagttataaataatttgttaattatgatcattgtgtaatttacccaattttaTATATTAGGCCCTAATCTTTTAACCGAGACATTATTCTCTTCTCCTTCATTTTTTTAAAGTTGTGCGCAATTCACTTATATTAAACAAAGAAAGATTAcaataaagagaaagaaaaaccaTCAACCCACCTCACCTCACCTCaatgtgattcgaactcatgacctctagagtcataggtaagctctcaaccaacagacTAAGAACTTCATCGCATTCTCTTCACCTTCATCGACACACTGAACTTTGTCTAAAAAAACAATGATTAGCTTTCTGAATTGTGTTTTGATAATTTCTAAATTTAACTCGTATaatatataatcaattaatcatttagTTGAAAAAAAATAGGTTGCATGCATATAAAATATGTGTTGCATAcgtcttagaatattattaattataattcaaagaatagattaaaaaaaatcttacTTTTGTAAACCttgttttctctaatattataatcgcggactccgatcttggtcgttttaaaAATTGTAAGAcgtgtgcaatacatcttctgGATTTAACTTGCTTTTTTTACAATTGAGTGATTTactaattacattttacgcaagttcagtaGGCTAAATGgatattttatgtaagttgatGAGCTTTtaggacactttaaaagtttaggggtcaatcctttttggacaagttgagatatagcaaatgatgtattaagccatgaTTAAATTTTAAGGGGATAAATGAAGTGAGATAAGAATGAAAAATGTAAGGCTATTTTATTTCATGTTTGTTTTAAAAATGGttaattccaaaaaaaatcacGTAGTTACACtgatttgtaaataaaagtctGGTTTTTTATTGTCAAAACGGGAACTGTGTTTGTCGATATTTACAAAATCGAAATATTTTGAGTTGATATTATCAATTTGGTCGTTAAcaactcaaaatgaaaattttgaataattaGAGTTGGTTATTACATTTATCTCTATCTTTATAGctatttaccaaaaataataataatctatATCTATACTTCTATCGATTTACAGGTGTATTCCTtgatgaccaaatgaatttggtcatccACCATTAGATCCAGACTGATTGAATATAAGCcacaggatgctttgaatctccaccttagaattctaataagcctagatgtaatggtgaatgaccaaatactgTATGGTCATTAAGGTCAATGTGATCAAAACCGATCTATCTATACTACGatggtgtttggttgctcctttttatactcatgtttgtcttttcacttgaAAATTGAGAGTTTTatatgtttggttagtgacttcCTATTTGTCTTTTATACctgaaaagtagcattttataaaaacagtaatctctactttttggaaaagcacatttttccaacagcaaacagtaataGCAAAcaataagtaaaacaaacgggccctacATATGAGTGCGATAggagaaaataaaacataatttttAGACTCTATGTCAGTTGATAAAAGAAATCTAATATGTGTCTCGTATATTAATTGAGAGAACTATCTTTAATATTTGAGACTCCTTAGTTTCTTCTCCTATTCTAATCCACATCTTCCTTATTAACTCGTCGTATAGCGTTCTTCCTTCATATGTCAcctttcttcttctatataatTCCAAAAACTAAGTTTGGGTGTTTTTCAATTACAAGATCTTAAGATTTATGAGCAGATGTTTGTATTAGACGGCGATGAGATTTAtctagagaaagaaagaaacgcATCAAAAATGTGATTATGCTTTCTAGGCTTTGAGCGATCTTTCAACTTCCTCCAATCTCACTATTGTACATAGCTACAAAGCTTCTGTTCATGTCTAAGCTTAAATGGTATAGTTTTATATTACAATGGTCTCACTTTTACTCTCAAATTTGCTTCCCTCTGATGTTGTAGCGTTCATAGACGGCGACCTTTTGGTTAGTGAGAGAATTTGATGCAATTACAATCGGCTATCTCCTTGAACTGTTGCATTTCTATTTGTTTTATCAATTTGTTTACTCATTTTGTGTTTCACCATCAGATTATGATGATTGATTCCATTGAATTACATTATCTTTTACatctaattttttaaattatgatttgCGATCACTTTTAATATAATCAGTTTTCTTGTTCAAAAGCCATTGATTCGTATTTTACCATctcctattttttttatatattgtaATGGTTTtaataactttattttattttggatatGGTGATTTTTGAACTTAAAAGTGTAACAtaggcccgtttgttttatctattGCTTGCTGTTGtggtttgttgtttgctattCCAAAAAGCTGCTTTTTCAAAAAGGAGggattgtttgtttttgtaaaaagctaTTTTCCATGTATAAAAGGcaatcaaacacctaaaactctccattttgaagtgaaaaggcaaatagGAGGATGAAAAGTAGCAACCAAACCCATACATACGTCAATCCTTTTGAACTTTTTTATTGCATTATGCAGAGCTCGCTTGCAACCTCCCCTCGCTTTTACCAGTGTGCCTTTGGGGAACGATTTTCTCCAGTACCAAATTTGATTTGCATTTGGTTTATTGTGTTATGTATTGGTTTTACAATTGCTAATACTTTGAACTTAACCTCATTTCACCTATTTTTGTTACTTGCTCCGAGTTCCTCTTTTCAATTATTTTGGTTTGATGTATAGATTTCATCAATTTCGTCACATATAGTTCATTAAGCTCATTTCAGTATGGGATATAACACAATTGATTTTCATGCTTTTGAAACCATAGAAGCGCACCTCTCATTGTGCTACAATCTGTTTACTCTTCCCTTTTCCTTAGGCTTTAAAGCAATGGTTTTTCTTCAATTTGATCTACAACCACTT is drawn from Euphorbia lathyris chromosome 9, ddEupLath1.1, whole genome shotgun sequence and contains these coding sequences:
- the LOC136205558 gene encoding long chain base biosynthesis protein 1-like isoform X1, which translates into the protein MESAVLSDIVNSALQWVTVALDAPSARTVVFGVHIGGHLFVEGLLLVVILFLLSQKSYKPPKRPLTKKEIDELCEEWVPEPLTPPITVEMQYEPPVLERPHTVINGTEVLNFASANYLGLIGHEKLLDSCTSALETYGVGSCGPRGFYGTIDVHLDCEARIAKFLGTPDSILYSYGLSTMFSAIPSFCKKGDIIVVDEGVHWGIQNGIYLSRSTIVYFKHNDMQSLQNTLEKISVENKRAKQLRRYIIVEAVYQNSGQIAPLDEIIRLKEKYRFRVLLDESNSFGVLGRSGKGLTEYYGVPVEKIDIMTAAMGHALATEGGFCTGSERVVDHQRLSSSGYVFSASLPPYLASAAITALDVLESNPALITKLKENIATLWKGLYNIQGLTISSNPESPIVFLRLQKSTGSANADLKLLEQIAERALKEDSVLVVVTKRSILDKCRLPVGIKVLVSAAHSESDMLKASESLKRVAAMVLTSHD